In a single window of the Streptomyces sp. NBC_00094 genome:
- a CDS encoding TetR/AcrR family transcriptional regulator: MTLIRHNHTDADPVLDAARDCMLAVGVRRTTLTDVARRAGVSRMTIYRRWPDVRSLVGDLMTREWIAVAAGAMPPSDEDRPERARIVEGLVAGAAAFRAHPLFHKILDVDPELLLPYILDRRGASQDALLGLLHTALEDGHEDGSVRRVRPDLQARSLLLVVQSFTLSLRTMTDETDPELSEAAFLDELRTLLERTLVP, encoded by the coding sequence ATGACGCTCATTCGTCACAACCATACGGACGCAGATCCCGTGCTCGACGCCGCACGCGACTGCATGCTCGCCGTCGGCGTACGGCGCACCACCCTCACCGACGTCGCCCGGCGCGCGGGCGTGTCCCGGATGACGATCTACCGGCGCTGGCCCGACGTACGCAGCCTCGTCGGCGACCTGATGACCCGTGAGTGGATCGCCGTCGCCGCCGGCGCCATGCCTCCCTCCGACGAGGACCGGCCGGAACGGGCCCGGATCGTCGAGGGGCTCGTCGCGGGAGCCGCGGCGTTCCGGGCCCACCCGCTCTTCCACAAGATCCTCGACGTCGACCCCGAGCTGCTGCTGCCGTACATCCTCGACCGCCGGGGTGCCAGCCAGGACGCCCTGCTCGGGCTTCTCCACACGGCGCTCGAGGACGGTCACGAAGACGGCTCCGTACGCCGCGTCCGGCCGGACCTGCAGGCCCGGTCCCTGCTGCTCGTCGTCCAGTCCTTCACGCTCTCGCTGCGCACCATGACCGACGAGACCGATCCCGAACTGAGCGAAGCCGCCTTCCTCGACGAGCTGCGCACCCTGCTGGAGAGGACCCTCGTTCCATGA
- a CDS encoding TIGR01458 family HAD-type hydrolase encodes MERIRAVLVDIDGVLTVSWKALPGTVSAVEQLRGAGLHVALVTNNTSRTRAAIASRLADLGFPVGAEDILTAPAATAAYLREHFPGARCLLLNSGDVRDDLPGVTLVEEGDADVVVLGGAGAEFGYEALNRVFRQLQRGARLVSMHRNLYWRTEGGLDLDTGAFLEGLERAARTEAEVTGKPAPAFFASALAHLGADASEALMIGDDIESDVLAAQRSGITGVLVRTGKYLPETHRAASGTPDHVLDSFADLPALLAGGGGTPRRGHAPRAQDQEES; translated from the coding sequence ATGGAGCGAATCCGAGCGGTCCTGGTCGACATCGACGGCGTCCTCACCGTCTCCTGGAAAGCCCTGCCGGGAACGGTGTCGGCCGTGGAGCAGCTGCGCGGCGCGGGCCTCCACGTCGCGCTGGTCACCAACAACACCTCCCGCACCCGGGCCGCCATCGCCTCGCGCCTGGCCGACCTCGGCTTCCCCGTCGGTGCCGAGGACATCCTGACCGCCCCGGCGGCCACGGCGGCGTATCTGCGCGAGCACTTCCCCGGCGCTCGCTGCCTCCTGCTCAACAGCGGAGACGTACGGGACGACCTGCCGGGCGTCACGCTCGTCGAGGAGGGCGACGCCGATGTCGTCGTGCTCGGGGGCGCGGGGGCCGAGTTCGGTTACGAGGCTCTCAACCGGGTCTTCCGGCAACTGCAGCGCGGGGCGCGGCTCGTGTCGATGCACCGCAACCTGTACTGGCGCACCGAGGGCGGCCTCGACCTGGACACCGGGGCCTTCCTCGAAGGGCTGGAGAGGGCCGCCCGCACCGAGGCGGAGGTGACGGGCAAACCGGCTCCCGCGTTCTTCGCGAGCGCACTCGCCCACCTCGGCGCCGACGCGTCGGAGGCGCTGATGATCGGCGACGACATCGAGTCCGACGTGCTGGCCGCCCAACGGTCCGGCATCACCGGCGTACTGGTGAGGACGGGCAAGTACCTCCCCGAGACGCACCGTGCCGCATCCGGGACGCCCGATCACGTCCTCGACTCCTTCGCGGACCTTCCCGCCCTGCTCGCCGGGGGCGGCGGAACGCCTCGGCGCGGACACGCACCCCGCGCGCAGGATCAGGAGGAGTCCTAG
- a CDS encoding FAD-binding oxidoreductase, with the protein MDMLWSGWGDPAKAAPLPDSVTGLLRDLLGVTPRESGPSALADIEPPAPALTDEARTALRAALGAPDDLREDAESRIRHTRGKSTPDLLRIRAGEVDDIPAAVALPGSHDEVLAVLRACADHGVAAVPFGGGTSVVGGLAPTTKRPFVALDLRRLDRLLAVDEVSRTATLQPGLRGPQCEALLNEQGWTLGHFPQSFEWASVGGFAAARSSGQASAGYGRFDEMVLGLTVATPEGTLETGRAPRSAAGPDLRQLILGSEGALGVITAVTVRIRPLPAKRIYEGWRFASFEAGTTALRRLAQDGPRPTVLRLSDESETFIGLAQPDAIGSTELPQNPGCMAIVGYEGTEEDTAARRAAAREVLLACDGEFIGEEAGDRWEHGRYNAPYLRDALLDAGAFAETLETAAFWSAIPGLYAAVRDALTNTLNEAGTPPLVMCHISHTYENGASLYFTVVSAQGEDAVAHWEPVKRAANDAILAAGGTISHHHGVGTDHRDWYAREIGPLGIRMLQAVKAEVDPTGVLSPGVLIPVR; encoded by the coding sequence GTGGACATGTTGTGGAGCGGCTGGGGCGACCCGGCCAAGGCGGCACCCCTGCCCGACTCGGTGACCGGCTTGCTGCGGGACCTGCTCGGCGTCACCCCGCGCGAGAGCGGCCCGTCCGCCCTCGCCGACATCGAACCGCCCGCCCCGGCGCTGACCGACGAGGCCCGCACCGCGCTGCGCGCGGCCCTTGGCGCCCCCGACGACCTGCGGGAGGACGCCGAGAGCCGTATCCGGCACACCCGCGGCAAGTCGACCCCCGACCTCCTGCGCATCCGCGCCGGCGAGGTCGACGACATCCCGGCCGCCGTCGCGCTCCCGGGCAGCCACGACGAGGTCCTCGCCGTGCTGCGCGCCTGCGCCGACCACGGCGTCGCCGCCGTGCCCTTCGGCGGCGGCACCTCCGTCGTCGGCGGTCTCGCGCCCACCACGAAGCGGCCGTTCGTCGCCCTCGACCTGCGGCGGCTCGACCGGCTGCTGGCCGTCGACGAGGTGTCGCGTACCGCGACGCTGCAGCCCGGTCTGCGCGGGCCGCAGTGCGAGGCGCTGCTCAACGAGCAGGGCTGGACGCTCGGACACTTCCCGCAGTCCTTCGAATGGGCATCCGTCGGAGGCTTCGCCGCGGCCCGCTCCAGCGGCCAGGCATCAGCCGGATACGGCCGCTTCGACGAGATGGTCCTCGGCCTGACCGTCGCCACCCCCGAAGGCACCCTGGAGACCGGCCGTGCCCCGCGCTCGGCGGCCGGACCCGACCTGCGCCAGCTGATCCTCGGCTCTGAGGGCGCCCTCGGAGTGATCACGGCGGTGACCGTCCGCATCCGTCCGCTCCCCGCGAAGCGGATCTACGAGGGCTGGCGCTTCGCCTCCTTCGAGGCCGGCACGACGGCACTGCGCCGACTCGCCCAGGACGGCCCGCGGCCCACGGTGCTGCGCCTGTCGGACGAGTCGGAGACCTTCATCGGCCTCGCGCAGCCGGACGCCATCGGCAGCACCGAACTCCCGCAGAACCCGGGCTGCATGGCCATCGTCGGCTACGAGGGTACGGAAGAGGACACGGCCGCCCGGCGCGCCGCCGCCCGCGAGGTCCTCCTCGCCTGCGACGGCGAGTTCATCGGCGAGGAAGCCGGCGACCGCTGGGAGCACGGCCGGTACAACGCGCCCTACCTGCGCGACGCGCTGCTCGACGCCGGTGCGTTCGCCGAGACGCTGGAGACGGCGGCGTTCTGGTCCGCGATCCCCGGCCTGTACGCGGCGGTGCGCGACGCGCTGACGAACACCCTCAACGAGGCCGGTACCCCGCCGCTCGTCATGTGCCACATCTCGCACACGTACGAGAACGGCGCCTCGCTGTACTTCACCGTCGTCTCCGCGCAGGGCGAGGACGCCGTCGCGCACTGGGAACCGGTGAAGCGGGCGGCCAACGACGCGATCCTGGCGGCGGGCGGCACCATCAGCCACCACCACGGCGTCGGCACCGACCACCGCGACTGGTACGCACGCGAGATCGGCCCCCTCGGCATCCGTATGCTGCAGGCCGTCAAGGCCGAGGTCGACCCGACCGGCGTGCTGAGCCCCGGAGTCCTCATCCCCGTCCGCTGA
- a CDS encoding SulP family inorganic anion transporter yields MTSHHKSRKPLARLRAVPGVRAVTSYRREWLVKDLVAGVVLTTLLVPQGMAYAELAGLPPITGLYTTILCLLGYAVSGPSRILVLGPDSSLGPMIAATVLPLVAADGDPGRAVALASVLALMVAAVMILASVAKLGFIADLISKPTMIGYMNGLALTILIGQLPKLLGFKVEADNLIGECAGFVRGLADGAAVPAAAAVGCGGIALILVLQRLLPKVPAVLVMVVLAIAAATVFDLGGHGVGLVGELPEGFPPFTIPDVRLDDLSLLLGGALGIALVSLADTISNASAFAARTGQEVRGNQEMAGIGVANLAAGLFQGFPVSTSGSRTAVAERAGARSQLTGVVGAALIVLMLVLAPGLFRNLPQPALAAVVITASLSLADIPGAVRLWRQRRTDFLLCCAAFLGVALLGVLPGIGIAVALSVLNVFRRAWWPYHTVLGRVQGLEGYHDVRSYPQAWQLPGLVIHRFDAPLLFANAKAFRDEIRRLAEADPRPSWIVIAAEAMTDVDTTAADVLEELDETLNAHHVHLVFAELKDPVRRKIERYELTRTIDPRHFFPTVEAAVAAFRQRTGAQWAPPVAGGPSEPVEPPEPGPGAAPPPPADEQ; encoded by the coding sequence GTGACCAGCCACCACAAGAGCCGGAAGCCTCTCGCGCGGTTGCGGGCTGTTCCCGGGGTTCGGGCGGTGACGTCGTACCGACGGGAGTGGCTGGTCAAGGACCTGGTGGCGGGAGTCGTCCTGACCACGCTCCTGGTGCCACAGGGAATGGCGTACGCCGAGCTGGCGGGGCTGCCGCCCATCACCGGGCTGTACACGACGATTCTCTGCCTGCTCGGATACGCGGTGTCCGGGCCGTCCCGCATCCTGGTGCTGGGCCCGGACTCCTCGCTGGGGCCGATGATCGCCGCCACCGTGCTGCCCCTGGTGGCGGCCGACGGGGACCCCGGCCGCGCTGTCGCGCTGGCGTCGGTCCTCGCGCTCATGGTGGCGGCCGTCATGATCCTGGCCTCGGTGGCGAAGCTCGGCTTCATCGCCGACCTGATCTCCAAGCCGACGATGATCGGCTACATGAACGGCCTGGCGCTGACCATCCTGATCGGTCAGCTGCCCAAGCTGCTCGGCTTCAAGGTCGAGGCGGACAACCTGATCGGCGAATGCGCAGGCTTCGTGCGGGGACTCGCCGACGGGGCTGCGGTGCCGGCCGCCGCAGCGGTCGGCTGCGGCGGGATCGCCCTGATCCTGGTCCTGCAACGCCTGCTGCCGAAGGTCCCCGCCGTGCTCGTGATGGTGGTCCTGGCGATCGCCGCGGCCACGGTCTTCGATCTGGGCGGGCACGGCGTCGGCCTGGTCGGAGAACTGCCCGAGGGCTTCCCCCCGTTCACCATCCCCGATGTCCGGCTCGACGACCTGTCGCTGCTGCTCGGCGGTGCGCTGGGCATCGCCCTGGTGTCCCTGGCCGACACGATCTCGAACGCGTCGGCCTTCGCGGCCCGCACCGGGCAGGAAGTCCGCGGCAACCAGGAGATGGCGGGCATCGGTGTGGCCAACCTGGCGGCCGGCCTCTTCCAGGGCTTCCCGGTCAGCACGAGCGGTTCCCGTACGGCGGTGGCGGAGCGCGCGGGAGCGAGGAGTCAGCTCACCGGGGTCGTCGGAGCCGCTCTCATCGTCCTCATGCTCGTGCTGGCTCCGGGCCTGTTCCGCAATCTCCCCCAACCGGCCCTTGCCGCCGTGGTCATCACCGCGTCGCTGTCCCTGGCCGACATCCCGGGGGCCGTACGGCTGTGGCGGCAGCGCAGGACGGACTTCCTGCTGTGCTGCGCGGCGTTCCTCGGCGTGGCCCTGCTCGGTGTGCTGCCCGGGATCGGCATCGCCGTCGCCCTGTCCGTGCTGAACGTCTTCCGTCGCGCCTGGTGGCCGTACCACACCGTGCTCGGGCGGGTGCAGGGCCTGGAGGGCTACCACGACGTCCGCTCCTACCCGCAGGCCTGGCAGCTTCCGGGCCTGGTGATCCACCGGTTCGACGCGCCGCTCCTCTTCGCCAACGCCAAGGCCTTCCGCGACGAGATCAGACGCCTCGCCGAGGCGGACCCGCGGCCGAGCTGGATCGTGATCGCGGCGGAGGCCATGACCGACGTGGACACCACCGCAGCGGACGTCCTCGAAGAGCTCGACGAGACGCTCAACGCGCACCACGTCCACCTCGTGTTCGCCGAGCTCAAGGACCCGGTGCGGCGCAAGATCGAACGGTACGAGCTCACCCGCACCATCGACCCCCGGCACTTCTTCCCCACCGTGGAGGCCGCGGTCGCCGCCTTCCGTCAGCGCACCGGAGCGCAATGGGCGCCGCCGGTCGCAGGGGGACCGTCCGAGCCCGTCGAGCCCCCGGAGCCCGGCCCCGGTGCCGCTCCCCCGCCGCCCGCCGACGAGCAGTGA
- a CDS encoding diacylglycerol kinase family protein, producing MRQFTAVVNPTAGGSSGAAGLLPLARLLREAGARLDTVYSRSLEHAQELARDAGAKGHVVLAVGGDGMAGCVGGALSGTDTVLGLVPAGRGNDFARALGLPTDAPRLAEILLGNEPRAVDTIEVESAAHERICVLGSVYAGVDAVANRHANESRLLRGAASYYAGGLRAVLAWKPAAYRITIDGVLHERTGYTVVAANSGFYGFGRNIAPGARLDDGLLDVVVIKKAPKRLFFAMMNELKTGAHLSRPEVEILRGKEIRIEADRPLPYGADGEVDAALPVTLRVRPTALQVLA from the coding sequence ATGCGACAGTTCACCGCCGTCGTCAACCCCACCGCAGGGGGTTCCAGCGGCGCCGCGGGCCTGCTCCCGCTGGCCCGGCTGCTGCGGGAGGCGGGCGCGCGGCTCGACACCGTCTACAGCCGCAGCCTGGAACACGCCCAGGAGCTCGCCCGGGACGCCGGAGCGAAGGGGCACGTCGTGCTCGCCGTCGGGGGCGACGGGATGGCCGGCTGCGTCGGCGGTGCGCTCAGCGGTACGGACACGGTCCTCGGCCTGGTCCCCGCGGGCCGCGGCAACGACTTCGCCCGCGCCCTCGGGCTTCCCACCGACGCACCCCGGCTCGCCGAGATACTGCTCGGAAACGAGCCGCGGGCCGTCGACACCATCGAGGTGGAGTCCGCCGCGCACGAGCGGATCTGCGTCCTGGGCAGCGTGTACGCGGGCGTCGACGCGGTCGCCAACCGCCACGCCAACGAGTCCCGGCTGCTGCGGGGCGCGGCGTCGTACTACGCGGGCGGCCTGCGGGCGGTCCTCGCCTGGAAGCCCGCCGCGTACCGGATCACCATCGACGGGGTGCTCCACGAGCGCACCGGGTACACGGTGGTCGCGGCCAACTCCGGCTTCTACGGCTTCGGGAGGAACATCGCACCGGGCGCGCGCCTCGACGACGGGCTGCTCGACGTCGTGGTCATCAAGAAGGCGCCGAAACGCCTCTTCTTCGCCATGATGAACGAGCTGAAGACGGGCGCGCACCTGAGCCGCCCGGAGGTCGAGATCCTGCGTGGCAAGGAGATCCGCATCGAAGCGGACCGCCCCCTCCCGTACGGCGCGGACGGCGAGGTCGACGCGGCCCTGCCGGTGACTCTCCGAGTGCGGCCCACCGCTCTGCAGGTCCTGGCCTGA
- a CDS encoding lytic polysaccharide monooxygenase codes for MAGRKRLLASLAAALATLLGGIGLTLLSQGSAQAHGVTMMPGSRTYLCLLDARTGTGALDPTNPACRAALDQSGATALYNWFAVLDSQAGGRGPGYVPDGKLCSAGDRSPYDFTGYNAARADWPRTHLTSGRTIQVKHSNWAAHPGSFRVYMSKPGYSPDTELGWDDLELIQTVTDPPQTGSPGTNGGHYHWDLPLPPGRSGDAVMFVQWVRSDSQENFFSCSDIVFDGGNGEVTGIRGSGSTPTPTPTPTPTPTPTPTPTPTQTPTPTTTPSDPHTGCMAVYQVTNSWSGGFQGAVEVMNHGTTARDGWAVRWTPGPGTRVDNLWNGALTTGSDGTLTVRNLDYNRTVPPDGSVTFGFTATSTGNDLPVGSIACVGP; via the coding sequence ATGGCTGGACGCAAGAGACTCCTCGCCTCCCTGGCCGCGGCACTCGCGACCCTGCTCGGCGGGATCGGCCTGACCTTACTGAGCCAGGGCAGCGCGCAGGCCCACGGCGTCACGATGATGCCCGGATCGCGCACCTACCTCTGTCTGCTGGACGCCAGGACCGGCACCGGTGCCCTGGACCCGACCAACCCGGCATGCAGGGCGGCGCTCGACCAGAGCGGCGCGACCGCGCTGTACAACTGGTTCGCCGTGCTCGACTCCCAAGCGGGCGGACGCGGCCCCGGTTACGTCCCGGACGGGAAGCTGTGCAGCGCCGGCGACCGGTCGCCGTACGACTTCACCGGCTACAACGCCGCCCGCGCCGACTGGCCCCGAACGCACCTGACGTCCGGCAGGACGATCCAGGTCAAGCACAGCAACTGGGCGGCGCACCCGGGCTCCTTCCGGGTGTACATGTCCAAGCCCGGCTACTCGCCCGACACCGAGCTGGGCTGGGACGACCTGGAGCTGATCCAGACCGTCACCGATCCCCCGCAGACGGGCTCGCCGGGCACGAACGGCGGCCACTACCACTGGGATCTGCCCCTGCCCCCGGGCCGTTCGGGTGATGCGGTGATGTTCGTCCAGTGGGTGCGCTCGGACAGCCAGGAGAACTTCTTCTCCTGCTCCGACATCGTCTTCGACGGCGGCAACGGAGAGGTGACCGGCATCCGCGGCTCGGGCAGCACACCGACGCCTACCCCGACTCCGACACCCACACCCACACCCACGCCCACGCCCACGCCCACACAGACGCCCACACCCACGACCACACCGTCCGACCCGCACACCGGGTGCATGGCCGTCTACCAGGTGACCAACTCCTGGAGCGGCGGCTTCCAGGGGGCGGTGGAGGTCATGAACCACGGCACGACAGCGCGTGACGGCTGGGCCGTGAGATGGACGCCCGGGCCTGGTACCCGGGTCGACAACCTGTGGAACGGTGCGCTGACCACCGGATCCGACGGCACGCTCACGGTCAGGAACCTCGACTACAACCGGACCGTCCCGCCGGACGGCAGTGTCACCTTCGGGTTCACGGCGACGTCGACCGGCAACGACCTTCCGGTCGGCTCGATCGCCTGCGTCGGCCCGTAG
- a CDS encoding CsbD family protein, giving the protein MSGAMDKAKGRLKEITGKITGHERLEAEGKTDQAKAKIRHTAESLKHRAEGIMDSLKRDRS; this is encoded by the coding sequence ATGAGTGGCGCCATGGACAAGGCCAAGGGCAGACTCAAAGAGATCACCGGAAAGATCACCGGCCACGAGCGACTGGAGGCCGAGGGCAAGACGGACCAGGCGAAGGCCAAGATCCGGCACACGGCGGAGAGCCTGAAGCACCGTGCCGAAGGGATCATGGACTCGCTCAAGCGCGACCGCTCGTGA
- a CDS encoding glycerol-3-phosphate dehydrogenase/oxidase: MNPTSSPALPGSSLNAERRLRELGRLADGDADSVVDVLVVGLGATGAGAALDAATRGLSVAAIDAHDLAFGTSRWSSKLIHGGLRYLASGQLDVAHESAVERGILMERTAPHLVRAQPFVLPLTPLVSRGQAALARAGFLAGDLLRVGARTSRGTLPQPRTLSAVETRHLAPALRPTGLRGGLLSWDGRLSDDARLVTAIARTAAAHGARVLTRTRALELHRDGASVRDETTGQELRIRARTVINAAGVWAGGLVDDVRLRPSRGTHLVLRSETLGRLSAGLHIPIPGETNRFVLVLPQGDGRVYVGLTDEPVDGDVPDVPDVPETDIGFLLDVLGSALDVTVHRSDVVGAFAGLRPLLDARDAGGRTADISRKHAVLTSPDGIVTVVGGKLTTYRRMAEDAVDAAVAARGLTAGPCRTASVPLVGAARPQTLAGLDVPARLVHRYGVEAPAVHALGLEDPALAQPVVPGHPVTGAELLWAVRHEGALDTSDLLDRRTRIGLVPQDRATAEEAARDALARTTRVR, from the coding sequence ATGAACCCCACGAGCAGCCCCGCCCTGCCCGGCTCCTCGCTCAACGCCGAGCGGCGCCTGCGCGAACTCGGCCGGCTCGCCGACGGCGATGCCGACAGCGTGGTCGATGTACTGGTCGTCGGACTCGGTGCCACCGGGGCCGGAGCCGCGCTCGACGCGGCCACCCGCGGGCTCAGCGTCGCCGCGATCGACGCCCATGACCTCGCGTTCGGCACCTCCCGCTGGAGCTCCAAGCTGATCCACGGCGGACTGCGCTACCTCGCGTCCGGACAGCTCGACGTCGCCCACGAGAGCGCCGTCGAACGCGGCATCCTCATGGAACGCACCGCCCCCCATCTCGTACGCGCCCAGCCCTTCGTGCTGCCCCTGACCCCGCTCGTCAGCCGCGGCCAGGCCGCCCTCGCCCGCGCCGGGTTCCTCGCGGGCGACCTGCTGCGCGTCGGCGCGCGCACCTCGCGCGGCACGCTGCCCCAGCCTCGTACGCTCTCCGCCGTCGAGACCCGCCACCTCGCACCGGCCCTGCGACCCACGGGACTGCGCGGCGGACTGCTCTCCTGGGACGGCCGGCTCTCCGACGACGCACGTCTGGTCACCGCGATCGCCCGCACCGCGGCCGCGCACGGCGCCCGCGTCCTCACCCGTACCCGAGCCCTCGAACTCCACCGCGACGGTGCGTCGGTCCGCGACGAGACCACCGGCCAGGAGCTGCGCATCCGCGCGCGCACCGTCATCAACGCGGCCGGAGTCTGGGCGGGCGGCCTCGTCGACGACGTACGCCTGCGGCCCTCGCGCGGCACCCATCTCGTCCTGCGTTCCGAGACCCTCGGCCGGCTCTCCGCCGGTCTGCACATCCCGATCCCCGGCGAGACGAACCGCTTCGTCCTGGTCCTGCCCCAGGGGGACGGACGCGTGTACGTCGGTCTCACCGACGAACCCGTCGACGGCGACGTCCCCGACGTGCCGGACGTCCCCGAGACCGACATCGGCTTCCTCCTCGACGTGCTCGGATCCGCGCTGGACGTCACCGTCCACCGGTCCGACGTGGTCGGGGCCTTCGCGGGCCTGCGCCCCCTGCTCGACGCCCGGGACGCGGGCGGCCGCACCGCCGACATCTCGCGCAAGCACGCCGTACTCACCTCCCCCGACGGCATCGTCACCGTCGTCGGCGGCAAGCTGACCACCTACCGCCGCATGGCCGAGGACGCCGTCGACGCCGCCGTGGCCGCCCGTGGCCTGACCGCCGGCCCGTGCCGTACCGCGTCCGTCCCCCTCGTCGGCGCCGCCCGTCCGCAGACCCTCGCCGGGCTCGACGTCCCGGCCCGCCTCGTGCACCGCTACGGCGTCGAGGCACCGGCCGTTCACGCGCTCGGACTCGAGGACCCCGCCCTCGCCCAGCCCGTCGTACCCGGCCATCCCGTCACCGGCGCGGAACTCCTGTGGGCCGTCCGCCACGAAGGCGCCCTCGACACCTCCGACCTCCTCGACCGGCGCACCCGCATCGGCCTGGTACCGCAGGACCGCGCCACAGCCGAGGAAGCGGCCCGCGACGCCCTCGCCCGTACGACCAGGGTGCGGTGA
- a CDS encoding GAP family protein, with translation MVLDLFLIGLVITLYPLPIMAFVLVVSAPRGVFKGLAFILAWLGCLVAVIALVLLFTGGVPPAPRSPPSIAALAATLVIGVGLIVYSEHRRRRTHPSSASSASSASSASPSPSPSPSPSPSSASASASASGKRSKGSGRSLTSRMDQATGWSAAALAVLLQPWGMVSAAAATVVQADLSHAESFLALLGFCVLATATLLAMELYMVFAPTKALLALTNLRSWLERHKDPAIVVTCLVLGLWLVGRSLYQLSG, from the coding sequence ATGGTGCTTGACCTGTTCCTCATCGGCCTGGTCATCACGCTCTACCCCCTGCCGATCATGGCCTTCGTCCTGGTCGTGTCCGCGCCCCGGGGGGTGTTCAAGGGGCTGGCGTTCATCCTCGCCTGGCTCGGCTGCCTCGTGGCCGTGATCGCCCTGGTACTGCTCTTCACCGGCGGGGTACCGCCCGCGCCCCGCTCTCCCCCCTCCATCGCAGCACTCGCGGCCACCCTCGTCATCGGCGTCGGCCTGATCGTCTACAGCGAGCACAGGCGCCGCCGTACGCATCCGTCCTCCGCTTCCTCCGCTTCCTCCGCTTCCTCCGCTTCCCCCTCCCCCTCCCCCTCCCCCTCCCCCTCCCCCTCATCCGCGTCCGCGTCCGCGTCCGCGTCCGGCAAGCGGTCCAAGGGGTCCGGGCGTTCGCTCACGTCCCGGATGGACCAGGCCACCGGATGGTCCGCGGCCGCACTCGCCGTTCTCCTGCAGCCTTGGGGCATGGTCAGCGCCGCGGCGGCCACCGTCGTGCAGGCCGACCTGTCCCATGCCGAGTCCTTTCTGGCTCTCCTCGGCTTCTGTGTTCTGGCGACCGCGACTCTGCTGGCCATGGAGCTGTACATGGTGTTCGCGCCCACGAAGGCCCTGCTCGCCCTGACCAACCTGCGTTCGTGGCTGGAACGCCACAAGGACCCGGCGATCGTCGTCACCTGCCTCGTCCTCGGGCTGTGGCTCGTCGGCAGAAGCCTCTACCAGCTCTCGGGCTGA
- a CDS encoding carboxymuconolactone decarboxylase family protein, with product MATASDTPVLDTIIAMTDDSLERCGLAPDMLLLTRIAALAASDAPPVSYLAHVDPALKAGLTVEQLQDVLVAIAPIVGTARVMTAAGNITAALGIAIAVADIDAEG from the coding sequence ATGGCCACTGCATCCGACACCCCGGTTCTGGACACCATCATCGCCATGACGGACGACTCGCTCGAGCGGTGTGGGCTGGCTCCGGACATGCTCCTGCTCACCCGTATCGCGGCCCTGGCCGCCTCGGACGCTCCGCCGGTCTCCTACCTCGCCCACGTCGATCCCGCCCTCAAGGCCGGCCTGACCGTCGAGCAGCTGCAGGACGTGCTGGTCGCCATCGCCCCCATCGTGGGTACCGCCCGTGTGATGACGGCAGCCGGCAACATCACCGCCGCGCTCGGCATCGCCATCGCCGTCGCCGACATCGACGCGGAAGGCTGA